In a single window of the Anopheles cruzii unplaced genomic scaffold, idAnoCruzAS_RS32_06 scaffold01213_ctg1, whole genome shotgun sequence genome:
- the LOC128276442 gene encoding peritrophin-1-like, which produces MVLVLGFSLLATLLASSADTVLECPAVSDHGTVHLAHPTDCQRYFTCVGARKVEQRCPAGFEWNVLESSCDRPELAKCSPAGGAVAQDRRPGGDLVSKCPAQLTRCPLDADPAKEVIFLPHRDCRKFYACVSTVPTELSCPKRLYWNHESCRCDYERPAGKECDPDASKGGARARVRRSDDDDTTTTEAPIQNGANLRCFSSVAILLGTLLLNLDF; this is translated from the exons ATGGTTCTCG TGCTGGGCTTCAGCCTGTTGGCCACTCTGCTGGCCAGCTCGGCCGACACCGTTCTGGAGTGTCCGGCCGTCTCGGACCACGGTACGGTGCATCTGGCCCACCCGACGGACTGTCAACGGTACTTCACGTGCGTCGGAGCACGGAAGGTTGAACAGCGCTGCCCAGCCGGGTTCGAGTGGAACGTGCTCGAGTCGTCCTGCGACCGGCCGGAGTTGGCCAAGTGTTCCCCGGctggcggtgcggtggcgcaGGATCGGCGACCGGGTGGCGATCTGGTCAGCAAGTGTCCGGCCCAGTTGACCCGCTGCCCACTGGACGCGGACCCGGCGAAGGAGGTGATCTTCTTGCCGCACCGGGACTGCCGCAAGTTCTACGCCTGCGTTTCGACCGTACCGACCGAGCTGAGCTGCCCGAAGCGGTTGTACTGGAACCACGAGTCCTGTCGGTGCGACTacgaacggccggccgggaaggAGTGTGACCCGGACGCTTCGAAGGGTGGGGCTCGCGCTCGAGTGCGCCGATCGGACGATGACGATACCACGACGACCGAGGCACCAATCCAGAATGGTGCAAACCTTCGATGCTTTTCTTCTGTGGCGATCCTACTCGGAACACTCC